One Pullulanibacillus sp. KACC 23026 DNA segment encodes these proteins:
- the spoVAC gene encoding stage V sporulation protein AC, protein MKQLDHPKEYKKNVKAYYPKPKYFMNCLKAFIVGGLICVLGEGIEKFYMTYFNFDEKSAGNPTVATLILIASLLTGFGVYDSIGKFAGAGSLIPVTGFANSVTSAALEHKSEGIIFGIATNLFKLAGAVIVFGVVSATVFGVIRLTIDRLLG, encoded by the coding sequence ATGAAACAACTTGATCACCCAAAAGAATATAAGAAAAATGTTAAAGCTTATTATCCAAAACCAAAGTATTTTATGAATTGCTTGAAAGCCTTTATAGTAGGCGGGTTAATTTGTGTTTTAGGCGAAGGTATTGAAAAATTTTATATGACCTATTTTAATTTTGATGAAAAGTCAGCGGGTAATCCGACGGTTGCAACTTTAATTTTGATTGCTTCACTTTTGACAGGATTTGGTGTGTATGATTCGATTGGAAAATTTGCAGGGGCGGGGTCCCTTATTCCGGTCACGGGCTTTGCCAATTCCGTTACAAGTGCTGCTCTTGAACATAAAAGTGAAGGTATTATATTCGGAATTGCAACCAATCTGTTTAAATTAGCAGGGGCCGTGATCGTGTTTGGGGTGGTTTCCGCAACCGTCTTTGGTGTAATTCGACTAACCATTGATCGATTATTAGGGTAG
- a CDS encoding stage V sporulation protein AB encodes MIKSFVIAFVGFAGGLSVGAAFVSFLAVVGLIPRLAQLTKSYHKIRSYEWAIILGALVGTMCGLRSMEFHLLPILLVPIGLGLGVFVGMVAAGLTEVLNVLPILAKRLGVNEQILILLMAIVLGKMLGSLFHWSYFVNH; translated from the coding sequence ATGATTAAATCCTTTGTAATAGCTTTTGTTGGATTCGCAGGAGGCCTTTCGGTAGGCGCGGCTTTTGTGTCCTTCTTAGCCGTTGTCGGTCTGATTCCAAGGCTTGCGCAATTAACGAAATCTTATCATAAAATACGCTCTTACGAATGGGCGATTATTCTTGGCGCGTTAGTCGGGACCATGTGCGGCCTTCGTTCGATGGAATTTCATCTCTTACCGATTTTACTCGTTCCAATTGGACTTGGTCTTGGCGTATTTGTTGGCATGGTAGCAGCCGGATTAACAGAAGTCCTAAATGTATTGCCGATCTTGGCGAAACGTCTGGGAGTGAACGAACAAATCTTGATTCTGCTCATGGCAATTGTTCTAGGAAAGATGCTGGGTTCTCTTTTTCATTGGTCTTATTTTGTGAATCATTAG
- a CDS encoding stage V sporulation protein AA, with product MIWADNIHNKGTEVMDVTESTVYLRLRYKLMASSNERLTINRLAKVIAPKQVADAIQEIHIQTIQPEDSSHLVIDAIDVIKAIHHYFPELDIQTVGPAQTIIEVASNKKKRVRPFFIALVWLLLFIGAALTIMNFHEDVAMGDVHKRIYTLMTGDHKENPLIIQIPYSIGVGVGMVLFFNHLFKKKFNEEPSPLEVEMFNYQQNLDQFVIFQEKMKKEQEEHD from the coding sequence ATGATTTGGGCAGACAATATCCATAATAAGGGTACGGAGGTGATGGATGTGACAGAATCAACGGTTTATTTGCGGCTGAGGTATAAACTTATGGCTTCTTCGAATGAACGGCTGACAATTAATCGCCTAGCCAAAGTCATTGCGCCCAAGCAGGTGGCTGATGCCATTCAGGAAATCCACATTCAGACCATCCAACCAGAGGATAGCTCACACCTTGTTATTGATGCCATTGATGTCATTAAAGCCATTCATCACTATTTTCCGGAGCTTGATATTCAGACAGTCGGACCTGCGCAAACGATTATTGAAGTGGCCTCAAACAAGAAGAAACGGGTGCGGCCTTTTTTTATTGCTTTAGTATGGCTCCTTTTATTCATTGGGGCAGCGCTCACGATTATGAATTTTCATGAAGATGTGGCAATGGGGGATGTTCATAAGCGTATTTATACGCTCATGACGGGAGACCACAAAGAGAACCCATTAATTATTCAAATTCCGTATTCGATCGGAGTTGGGGTTGGCATGGTCTTATTTTTCAACCATTTATTTAAAAAGAAATTCAATGAGGAACCGAGTCCATTGGAAGTGGAGATGTTTAATTACCAGCAGAATTTAGATCAATTTGTCATCTTTCAAGAAAAAATGAAGAAAGAGCAAGAGGAACATGATTAA
- the sigF gene encoding RNA polymerase sporulation sigma factor SigF, with protein MDVNLTRDNKEPLLDDGEVKALIERSQNGDNEARDLIVQRNIRLVWSVVQRFLNRGYESDDLFQIGCIGLLKSVDKFDLSYDVKFSTYAVPMIIGEIQRFIRDDGTVKVSRSLKEMGNKVRKKKDELSKTYGRNPTVNELALALEISPEDVVMSQEAIRTPSSIHETVYENDGDPITLLDQISDKDEAKWFDKIALRDAVGHLQERERLIVYLRYFKDQTQSEVAKRLGISQVQVSRLEKKILNDIKGQMVE; from the coding sequence ATGGATGTAAATTTAACGCGCGATAACAAAGAGCCGCTACTTGATGACGGGGAAGTAAAAGCATTAATCGAACGGAGTCAAAATGGGGATAACGAAGCGCGAGATTTGATTGTTCAACGGAATATTCGTTTGGTATGGTCCGTCGTTCAACGCTTTTTAAATCGCGGGTATGAATCAGACGACTTGTTTCAAATTGGTTGTATCGGTCTTCTGAAATCCGTTGATAAATTTGACTTGAGTTATGACGTTAAATTTTCAACATACGCGGTGCCCATGATCATTGGAGAAATCCAGCGCTTTATCAGGGATGATGGCACAGTTAAAGTCAGCCGATCATTAAAAGAGATGGGAAACAAAGTCCGTAAGAAAAAAGACGAATTGTCCAAAACCTACGGCCGAAACCCAACTGTTAATGAACTGGCGCTGGCGCTGGAAATATCTCCTGAGGACGTGGTCATGTCACAAGAAGCGATCCGCACCCCATCGTCCATCCATGAAACCGTCTATGAAAATGATGGAGACCCCATCACTTTGCTTGATCAAATATCGGATAAGGATGAAGCGAAGTGGTTTGATAAAATTGCTTTGAGAGATGCGGTCGGGCATCTTCAAGAACGCGAAAGGCTCATTGTCTATCTGCGCTATTTTAAAGATCAAACCCAGTCGGAAGTTGCCAAACGCCTCGGAATATCACAAGTGCAAGTCTCTCGATTAGAGAAGAAAATACTCAATGACATCAAAGGCCAAATGGTAGAGTAA
- the spoIIAB gene encoding anti-sigma F factor, translating into MKNEMTLEFSALSENESFARVTVAAFVAQLDPTMDELTEVKTVVSEAVTNAIIHGYENNGEGKVYIHAELVDGSLHLVIKDKGVGIVNLDEARQPLFTTKPELERSGMGFTIMENFMDHVEIQTAPDQGTTVILTKHLSKNKALCN; encoded by the coding sequence TTGAAAAATGAAATGACGCTGGAATTTTCAGCTTTAAGTGAGAACGAATCCTTTGCTCGAGTAACCGTTGCGGCATTTGTCGCTCAATTAGATCCAACGATGGATGAACTAACGGAGGTCAAAACAGTCGTTTCCGAAGCGGTGACGAATGCGATTATTCATGGCTATGAAAATAATGGAGAGGGTAAAGTCTATATCCACGCTGAGTTAGTGGATGGATCTCTGCATTTAGTCATTAAGGATAAAGGGGTCGGCATTGTTAACTTGGATGAAGCGAGACAACCTCTATTCACAACTAAGCCTGAACTTGAACGTTCTGGAATGGGCTTTACGATTATGGAAAATTTCATGGATCATGTTGAAATCCAAACGGCTCCCGACCAAGGAACAACCGTTATTCTCACCAAACATCTTTCCAAGAACAAAGCCTTATGTAATTAG